The DNA region AGGCAGAAAGGAATCATGTAATCCCTCGGCCTGTGCTATGGCTCTGAGCCTATGAATTAGCAGCGTTTCCCTCACTGTCCGCACAGCCTCTGAGCTCCTCCTGGGATGTGCAAGCCTGCTACTTACTGAAGTGGTCTTGTATTTTCATGAGCAGGGGCAGCTTATCCACTTCAATCATGTTGAAGGCGAGACCTTTTTTCCCAAAGCGTCCCGTCCGCCCTATACGGTGGAGGTAGGTCTCATAGTCTGGCTCTTCTGACTGGTTTACAGGGAGGTCAAAGTTCACAACGATGGTGACCTGCTTCACATCGATTCCTAGGGGAGGAAAGACACTGTGACGTGTTGTGATATTTTCTTTAGGACAAATCCACCAAGAACTGGATTTGCCAAAAGAATTTTTGCTTGTgggaaaaaaaacctggaaaTCAAAACTGGTTTTATGACATAAAATATGTCAGTTTGCTTATACACTATAATGTCTGTGATGCTGGTAAGACTGTTAATAAAGGCTAATTCTGCAGAAATCTAAATGGGTACAAAGCACGTTATACATATAAATGAACGGGGACGGGGGAGAAAGAGGGGACCCCTCACCAAGCCTACAGGCCAAGCTCTTCCCTACTTCAGTGGGGCTGAGCCATGGGTCCAGGGTCTTCTCATCCATTTCAGGGTGCGGCTCCCTCCCTTCCATGGCTAGGTTCTCATCaggtcttttatttatattttaaatctctTGCCTCCACCATTACAACTTCCAGAATGTTTCCCCCACTATCTCTTCTCCCACTCTTCTAAACGTCTCATGGGATGGTCACCACAGCTAAGGCCAGGCCACTTGGGCTCAGGACCTAGGTTACAAGTTCCTCAAGCCACCTCCGGGCTCACTTCTTCATGTTCTTCAGTTACAAGGGCTAGTCACGTTCCTACCAATTGAACTGTTCTCCTGGCTAGGGACATTGGATATGTGGTCAAGTGCccacctagcaagcacaaggccctgggttttgtccccaacagaaaccaaaaccaaaacaaacaacagcaataacaacaacaacaataacaaaaacaacaaccaaacaacaaaccccaaacaaacaaacaaaaacccctgaactgttttcctttcttcaatACCTATCCATCTAATGCTGCCTAGGAGACTTCCTTGCTCTCTGAGCCTCCCATCCCCACACTGACGGGCTACCCATGTAAAGATCCTGCCCTCTCTACTGTCAGCTTTCACCCCACCTTTTACCCCAGGGTCTGAGATTGTTCTGTCCAGAAAGGAAACCATGAAACTTTATATGGCCATTCACATTTAAATAagtcaaacttaaaaaaaatccagttccTCTGTCATACTATGGTTGTTTCAAGTGGCCAAGAGCTGATATAGTTAATGGCCACCATCTGAACAGCCCTGAGTCCCTCTGGAGAGCCCAGGCAAGAAGTCCAGCCAAGGGCCATGTGCTTCACCCCTTTTCAGGCAGGCTATGCTTCCAGAAGACAAAGGCTGTACCTGCTGTGAATACAGCAGGCCTTTCGTTCTGCTTGTTAAACTCCCAATGACCTAGAGAACATGGTTTGAGTATAGGGTCCAACCAAGGACATGGGAAGGATGAAGAAAACAGCCATTCCCTTTCTTAACACTCCCCGTCCCACGGCTGTAGATTTAGAACTTGAAACTCTGAGATACTAACAATGTTGACATTGTCAGTGAACTGCAGATCAAACCATGTGGACATACTATACATGTCCATCTGAATGGATGAAACAAGGAGCTGATGTGCTTAGTgagtgccagggatgtgggacgACTGCTATGGGAGAGCACAGTGGTGGAGACACAGTCAAGAGCTGTGCAGTTTCTTAGAAGGCCGTCCCACTGCTGGTATCCACCCAAGAGAAGTGAAAACGTGTGGACACAGGACCTGCACATGAGTTTCCATTACAGATGCATTCAGAGTTAGCCCCTTGCTGTAAGCAACTCCAACAGCCAACTGGTAAGTGACTGAACTATCAATGGAATCCCAAGGAAAGACAACTGTTCCATGTAGCAAAGCTGGGGAAATTCGGCAGCAGCATGTCAGGTGAAGAAGTCAGACACACAGGCTGTACACTGTGTGAAAGGTAAGGCAAGGCAGGGGAGGCGGCAGGGCTCTGATTACAGTTGTGTCACACGACTGCACGGCAGTCAACTCCAAAGGGCACTGTGCATACGTTTCACGGCCGCGCCTAACTCTGACATACCTCGAGCACAGACATTGGTTGTTATGAGAACCTTCTCTTTGCCATCTCGGAACCTCTGAATGATGGAAGCCCGCTGCTCCACCGTGAGTTCTCCACTTAGCAGGGACACCTGGTGGCCATCCTGCATCATCTCCactgtcagccacttggcattccGACGCGTCTGTGTGAGAGAGGCAGGCAGTGGTCAGAACTGGCTACTCCTGTTCTGCCCATGGGTGTAGAGCTGTGGAAGGATTTTTGCTTCCTCCCTTAGCTTGCCAAGAAGTCTCAGATCATTGCACGGGATTCGCCAACTGTGTTTCTCAGAGTCATGTTCTCTTACACCCGGACAAGCTTTGGCCTTCTCTTCCACAAGCTGATGACAAAACCAAGCCAACAAACACTGCAAGAGTTCTTTGCAGGAGCCATCTGACTGACATCTTTATGTACACAATGAAACAGCTACTCAACTTCcggctcctgctcctgctcctgctcctgctcctgctcctgctcctgctcctgctcctgctcctgctcctcctgctcctcctgctcctcctgctcattctcctgttcctcctcctgctcctcctcttcctcctccttctgctcctcttcctgctcctcctcctccttctcctcctgctcctcgtccttctcctgttcctgctcctccttctcctgcttctcctcctgctcctgcacctcctcctcctgcttctcctcctcttcctcctcctccttttgttaAGTGGACAAAAAAGAAGACAATTCTAAAGCTAAGTATCTCTCCTAGTTTACATGGCTATCCAGGAGCAGAGCTGACCTTGTTTTTATGCTACAAAGGATTTCAGTTCTGTCCACATGCCAACAGATGCCAGTCTAGTGCAGGAATATGTCTCCAGATCCTGCTTATGAGGCTTGGCATGTTCACGTGGTAGGGACAAAACCAAAACATATCAGCATGTGACATGACACCAAAAAGCACAGCACCCCTcaaactcacataaaataaagatggtgGGAGGTCAGTATTAAGCAACATCCAGGAAACCTTGATAGGAGCAGGAGCTTCAGTTTAAGGTCCTGTCTCACACTCCCACTTGTCTGCGGCAGGCTTACCTGGCAGAAGATGATGGCTTGGCCAATGGTGATGCCACCGTAGATATTACAGAGGGCTTGGTATTTGTCTTTCCTGTTCTCACACAACACGTAATACTGCCGGATGTTGTTCAGGGTCAGTTCCTCTTTTCGCAACTTGATAACATTGGGGTCAGGAATGATTCGTTCAGCAAACTGCCACACAGAGTCCTCAAAGGTTGCTGAAAAGAGGAGCATCTGGCATTCAGAGGGTAAAGCtctgaaagagaggaaggaagatggctGTCACCAGCTACCAGACAGTCACTCTTCGGCCACTGCCATTAGCTGCTCTATGCAGACTTGTGGATACGCAGGGCTGTGTGCTGCGATCAGCTCCATGTTCATGCACAGCGTCAAACGTCCTGTCAACCACCCTGAATGTGAACCTCAGAGCAAAAAGCTTAGGCAAACATTCTGGAAAGTCAGCAGTCATTCAAGTCAATCTCCTCCTACTGTACGATTTAGCAATCTCACCCTGGATATGCATCCAAACGGAATGAAATAAATCACTTATTTGTTTTAcgcaaaaggaaggaaaatgggaTGGGGTGTGGGTTGTGCAGCCAACATAAATACTTGTTATACAGTATTCTCATGAGTAGAAAGTAAAAGGGACCGATTCTGAAGCCCCCCTTGACTCTCAAACCTTTTACTCTAAGCTGGACCACACTAACTTACTGGTTAGAAGACGGCAAGAGGGGAGTCACCCTTGACCTCTGGCCATAAGGAACAGCTGGATCCCTTACACTGGGCAGCTAAGGTATGAGTGGCCAATGACCATCAATTAATTCAAAATCAAACATGTAATGAACCAAAGGTGTTTCTAGCAGATCCTGCCTGTGTTGCATAGTGTGACTTCACTGGAGTGTTTCCAAGCACGTGGAATGTGCACTTTTGTGCTGTGTGTGCCACTGAAGCCATACGAGGTGCCTACGCATGCTACTTGAGGTGCTCAGCTGGAACTGGTCACCACTGTATGTGTACGAGCTCTTACAGAGATTTCTGCTCTTATAGGAACATCCCTTAGCATGTTCTCATCAAATTAGCATGTTGTAATTGCTGCACTGTTTGATTTTAAAACTGCCGAGTTGCTGATTTGAGTTTCATGAGAAATCATTCTAGCAATTTCCAAAATGGTATGAGATACATTCCTGCTATTTGTACCACACACTTATACAAAATGTATGTCTAGCACtgacaatttaataaaaaaagcaACTGATCCCAGAAAATATTGAATATATTCTGTTGCAGACAAGATTAAATTCCTGATATAAAGATAGGAGGCATGTCCATCTCATCATTATGTAAATTGTCTCATATGCACTATTAACAAACTGTTTAAAATAAATCTGTTTATggttcattttcagtaaatactTGATATGCATGGTATTATGTATGCCATGTACCTAAATATCTGGGAGTCATATAAAATTTTCTTTGGTGAAAATGAGTCCAAGTAGAGAAAGTCTAAGACTTGGTTCAAACTCTTAAGTGGGACATCTCCATCAAATCTGTCAGCTCGGAGTTTAGGGAACATTTCAAGAGAGGATGTAGAAAGAATGTAAGGCTGACAGGGACAGAGGACACCGGGAGAACAAGGCCCTCTTGAACGAGGCTcacatgaactcagagactgaagcagcaagcagggctAACACGGGTCTGCTCCAGCCCCTCTGGGTGTGTATTACAGCTTTCGGCTTAGTGCTTTTAATGGGACCCCTGAGCATGAGGACAAGTGTCTCTGGTTCTTGTGTCTAcacttgggactcttttccttctgttgggctGCCTTGCTTGTCCAGCCTCGATGTGATGTGTTTTACTTTATcctattacattttattttgtcctgtttggttgttctctcttttctaatgagacagaaatggagtagatggccgggggtggggggcaatGAACTGGGAGGGGTATATAGGGGAAAAACTGTCATCAGGATAGACTGTGTGAGAAAAGaatcattttcaataaaagggaaaaaggagACCTGACTTATAGGTCTAAATAAAATGTCCTTCGAGTAAATGCAGAAGTGCTGGTAACAGATGGCCCAGGTCTTCCAGTGTGGAAGCTGACTCTTTCAAATCTATACTCATCAATAGACCACACTTCAGACATGCTTATCTCATGCACACATATCCCAGCAACAGGCACATGCCCATGTCAAGCATACTGGTTCATGCCTGTACTCTTAGCCTtaaggaggctgaggtaggactgCCATGAGTCTGGAGTCTGAGGTTAGGCTGGACTACATAGTTAGTcctggtcagcctgggctacagagaaagaGTCCTTCTCAATGCACGTATGCATGCACGCACAGTAAGAGACTtcagctttaaaaaaatggagaTGATAGCTATGAAATtctcataaagtaaaataaaacacagatcTGCTCATATCTTATCCAAATATAGACTAACAGtagattataaatataaagtctGGCAAATTCTATTTGTCCCATAAACCACTtatcaaaacagaacaaaaatggtGCCAACAGCTCCATGGTTTGCATACTTTACAGCTGACACCTTACAAAGCAAGTAACACCCAACCCACATTCCCCACAGTCCTGAGCCTTTCATTAGCAACGTCTTCGGCTACTTTCAGGTTTCAAGTCTGCTCTTTGTAAGACCTTTAGCTATGAAGACATGTGCTCGTATGGTGACCATCATTGTTGGTGGCTCTGGAAAGATGCACAGCAAATGAAAACCCATGTTGTCATCCACACTGGAAACACGGAGAGATGAGACTGGAGAACGGAACAGCAGAACTTGCACCCTGCCTTAGTACCAGGTGCATAGTTACTTCCATTTCAGATGCTCATTGCCTGTGCTGACTGTGCCTACGACTGGCTCTCTCGACAGGTGGTCACTCAAGGACAAGAAACAACTCAGAAAACTTCCAAAACTTGCAGGCACAAGCTTTGAAAATGAAGGCCCAACAAATGTTAGTGGGAAATTGCAGGACATGGAGAAGCAGGGTACCCCAACAGTGGGCTAAAACACTCAAACCCGGGAGAGCAGGGTGACATGAAACCTCTCAGTCACAGAAGTGGAAGCTAATAGTGTTGCTTGCATATAAAGTAACCGAGGAAAAACTTTTGTTTCCAACACTGCAggggggaaaaggaaaaggagaaatagtgtaattatactataatctcaaaaataaaagaaattaaaaattataaacataatAATCCATGAATTGACTAC from Rattus norvegicus strain BN/NHsdMcwi chromosome 8, GRCr8, whole genome shotgun sequence includes:
- the Ddx25 gene encoding ATP-dependent RNA helicase DDX25 isoform X1, with the protein product MGFNRPSKIQEMALPMMLAHPPQNLIAQSQSGTGKTAAFVLAMLSRVNALELFPQCLCLAPTYELALQTGRVVERMGKFCVDVEVMYAIRGNRIPRGTDVTKQIVIGTPGTVLDWCFKRKLIDLTKIRVFVLDEADVMIDTQGFSDQSIRIQRALPSECQMLLFSATFEDSVWQFAERIIPDPNVIKLRKEELTLNNIRQYYVLCENRKDKYQALCNIYGGITIGQAIIFCQTRRNAKWLTVEMMQDGHQVSLLSGELTVEQRASIIQRFRDGKEKVLITTNVCARGIDVKQVTIVVNFDLPVNQSEEPDYETYLHRIGRTGRFGKKGLAFNMIEVDKLPLLMKIQDHFNSSIKQLDPEDMDEIEKIEY